GCTAGCTTATTCGTTTATAATTCTAGTAAACTTGGTCATTTAATACAATTTGTTATGGTTTTTTGGAGGACAGATGCCATATGAATTCCGGTACGGCGTCCAAGACAAGTACAATGGGAATGACTATGGACATGAGGAGCAGAGCAACGGCGATTCGGTGACGGGCCGGTACTATGTCCTACTGCCAGATGGTCGCCGGCAGATCGTCTCGTACACGGCGGACCACCAGAGAGGCTACATTGCTACCATCACTTATGAAAATACTGGTATTCATCCTGGTACACACGGAGCTGGAGGCAACATGTACGGATAACTTGCCGTATATTTATGTTACAAACGAAAAGGCTGTTGACTTGctctatatttattattattttttttttttgttagtatttgttgatgtatgtatgaaatgttttgtttccccgtcaagaataataatgaattagGTGCGCTGCTGGCGGCGTTCTTGCATGAAAGACTATAATCATCGTCTCTGTTAAAGTATGAAAGTCCAATTTCAAGGATTGAATACATTAACCTGTTACAGCTATCGTGCCAGTAGTTTGTAAGGTGGCAAATTTCAAATCTCAAGTTAAAGAAATATCTGTGTATTTACCATGACTTCATTTTAATTCCACCAACCATTCTGCTTGATGTAGGATAAATATTTGTTGTGTGTAGTGCTTTCTGGTTAAAAATGAGCAACAGACTTGACGCTGACAATATCATAATTGCATTAGGAAAACACCAGTCAATATTTTACAAAAATTCTGAGCATCAATGATAGTTTGGTTGGTATTGTGATAGCGGGATAGACTTGTTACTAAAAAAATACTGCTTTGTAATCTAGTGTAAAAATTTTCCTGGTGTAGAAAACAATACTGTAAGCATTAAACTAAACAGTGATCCATCCATGCATTTGGTGGCAACAACACAAATTTACTAACTTTTCACAGTAAATTCTGACATCTATACGTACGTCATTGATGTAAGAATGAACAGTAGAATTTGTAGTAGATAAACTGAATCTTGTGAGTATTAGTAGGATTATTTTGACAGGGAACATTGTAGTCGTTGAAAGTTATTCCTTTTAGCAAGCTTGTAACCGAGATAGAGTGAGTGGCGAGGTGCTGATCTAGTCCTTTAGTTATgactgtatattccttggttaTGACAGACGTCTCGTTAACTTTGAAAGTATGGGTTTCacttttttatacatttatgaTTCTTATAACTTTGATTTGTTCATTTTATGCAAAAAGACTTTGTTACAATAAACTTTAGAAAATGCAGTATATTGTAGCTAATATAGTTTATTACTTAAAATATGAATATTTTGAGAAAATTGTGCCATAAGGCTTGACAGAATAAACATTTTGAAGTTTATTGCCAACTCTAACGTACAGTacgttcttcttccccccctcctACCCCCGggtctcattattatttatttattttttttctgatcccAGTGAGCTGCCAGGAGTGTTgccactagacacacacacacacacacacacacacacacacacacacacacacacacacacacagacacatacatatatatatatatatatatatatatatatatatatatatatatatatatatatatatatatatatatatatatatatatataatatatatatatatatatatatatatatatatatatatatatatatatatatatatatatatatatatatatatatatatatatatatatatatatatatatatatatatatatatatatatatatatatatatatatatatatatatatatatatttatatatttatttatttatttatatatatatatatatatatatatatatatatatatatatatatatatatatatatatatatatatatatatatatatatatatatatatatatatatatatatatatatatatatatatatatatatatatatatatatatatatatatatatatatatatatatatatatatatatatatatatatatatatatatatatatatatatatatatatatatataacctaacctaacctaacctatatatatatatatatatatatatatatatatatatatatatatatatatatatatatatatatatatatatatatatatatatatatatatatatatatatatatatatatatatatatatatatatatatatatatatatatatatatatatatatatatatatatatatatatatatatatatatatatatatatatatatatatatatatatatatatatatatatatatatatatatatatatatatatatatatatttttttttttttttttttatttatttttttttagcacaaAATCTTCCAAGTAGTCACACTTTTGTCACCCTTGctcatactttctctatccACATCAAATATACTCAACTTTCTTCTGGAAAATGAGCAGTTAAACTGCTGTTCTTTCTTCGAACCTTCGAAACATAGACAAaacttgttttttattgttacacCAAAATAGTTCACTTCTGTCGATCACTAGCAACACACAAGGCAAGTGCAGTGTTACCAAGTCGCTCTTTTGAGGCGAAGAGTATACATATCTATTTCCAGACTTAGTGCATCGAAGATAGTTGTTCTTTAGTTACAGGAACGTTCTACACttgtgttgataatgatgatgacgatgatgataatgtaataGTGGTAATGAATAAGTTATTCATGATCAATATAAACGAAAGAAGCAAAAGCAATATTTGTTCCACAAGTGAaactgacaacacacacacacacacacacacacacacacacactgagacaaCAGTAGTAAATTTCTATTGTTGTAGGCTATATTTCCTTGGGCACTTATCGCtgcataccacacacacacacacacacacacacacacacacacacacataaagacatGACTGGTGAGAAGTAGACTGTGATACAGTAAGAGGAAGCATATCACTTCCAAGCTTTAGGAGGAGTTGATAGAGGAGAACTAAGTCCAGTCAGTGaactttgtgtgcgtgtgtgtgattttaCTGATTCCCTTATATTTATCAAGTAAAGTGCATTAAAGGCTCAATAATAAATCCCAGGCATTGGGTTTAAATTTCAATAGTATCACATAAGAGACGTTGGTGCACTTTGCACTTTACAGCAAGGGACTTGGCGTGCAGTTGGTTAATAAAGCGCATATTTTTCTCAGAGCAGTAACTGAGGAGTGGATCACTGCCGaagtcatgtgtgtcaaattatctttacttttttctattgttgAATTGTCATTACACTTGCATCACGTAATAGAGAAGTGCATTTTGAAGAACACCAACGAAAGGTGCCTGTGGTAACTCAAACATAATAGCCTTGAAATATATGAGAGAAAACGTAACAGAAGACGAAGGGAAAATTGCAAGAGAAACTCTACTATACGAGGTGATGAGAGACGCAATGCTCAGATCCGATACCGCAAGTCTGCTCTTGGCTTcgtaatttattttattaatttaactAATTGTTTAATTATTTCAATTAATGAAGTATAGTAGGACTTCATGAAACTATCCTTTTTCACCAAAAACTAACTGGACTGAGTGAATGATGTATGTGCCTTTGTCTGGGGTAATTCTCCTTGTGGGATTGACTGCCTGGCAC
This DNA window, taken from Portunus trituberculatus isolate SZX2019 chromosome 15, ASM1759143v1, whole genome shotgun sequence, encodes the following:
- the LOC123504104 gene encoding pro-resilin-like → MNFTFKVSVILMMAVLVMLVVQSSGAQRPYGYPPMPYEFRYGVQDKYNGNDYGHEEQSNGDSVTGRYYVLLPDGRRQIVSYTADHQRGYIATITYENTGIHPGTHGAGGNMYG